The Humulus lupulus chromosome 7, drHumLupu1.1, whole genome shotgun sequence region TTTTGTTTATGGTGCCCGGCTTCTTTCTATAATgagactaaaaaaaaataaaaaataaaagctaTATTCTAAGAACCATGAAATGGATCGAGTCTTGGTTGACAATATGAATAATTCATGTGCATTAACAAATATCTCATTAATTTTTAATTCAGGTTATCTATTAAGTTGGTTATACATAGAGAATTGCTACAAGTCACCATATGGTGTCAACATCACATCACATAAGGTGACATGGttaaaagtaataaatataatttatgtTAGTTATAATTATTGAAAGGTATATACTTACTTTAATTTAATTGTTTGACGAAATAGTTAGTTATATCATGATAAACtacttttttaaataaaaaaaaaacataatttgggaatttgagattgagagagagagagaaaatatatttttttcaacagTTTGTTTCTACTTCTTTTTTCACAACAATAATACCCATTTTAAACATGGTCAAATTTTAAATGtttacatagttttttttttgagaaattgaCATTCATTGTTTATAGAGTAAATACTATTTTGGACACTGTGTTTTACAAAAGTTATCGATCAGTTCATAtgttttattaaatgataatttggaccttgtattttacaaaatggaacaaaataatatCGTGAGCCCAATTttgatcaaattttttttaaataggaccaaaattccctcaaatttgattaattaattaatttattaaatacttcaaaatatattttaaaataaaaaattaattaatttttttaaataaaaaataattaaaagttgAATTATCTCTCCTCTCTTCTTTCTTCCACGTTCAAATCCACCTCTCCCACCAGCCCCCAGCTCTAGCCACCAACCCCGTCCCTAGCCCAGACCCTGCGCCATCCAGTTCACCCCTGGTCGTCGTAGACCCCGCACCACCCAGCCCACCCCCGACCGTCATAGATTGAAAACGTCTCCGACAGCCTCATCTCCCGCTTTGACTCCTGCTTTGGGTGGATCTCAGTACAAAGCAGAGACTTTGATCTTATTCCCATAtcaatcttcttcttcttgctatTGTGCTTCAactcttgttcttgttcttcttcttttgttcttGGCAGATCTAGTGCGACGGGGGACGTTCGGTGCAACGGGAAGGCCGAATTTCCATCTGGTGCGACGAGGTGACGCCTGGTGCGACTGGGTGACACCTGACTTGGGTAGATCTGGGCTGAGTTCGAGTTCAAGGTTGGGGTTCTTGGGTGTTGATCGGAGGGTGAGACTTGAGCAAGGTTATTGCCGATTGGGTATAGCAAGTTTTAtgtttgaagaagaagaagaagaacaacaacaacaacaacaaagttGAGTTTTTATGTTGATTTTCAAGTGTAATGTTCAAATTTGTGATTgacttttaatttttattttaaattgtgttGAGAACTTTTGATTTTGAACTCTGATTTTGAGTGTGAATTTTGGATTTGAAATGTGATGACGAAATGTGCATGCATATTGTTAGCTTGGTTTGATTTTTGTATCTGaaatttgtttttcttaaaatttgtttatgggtttagaagaagaagaagaagaggaggagaatGATGAAGATAAAGTTTAGAGATTTAAGTTggttcaaattttatttttgatgtATTATaagttaagatatttttttaatttttttaataatgttagccgtttctaattttttattttatatcaaatttattttatttaataatatttcattaaattttaaatgattttatttttattttttaatatttaaaattaatttaatataattcaaaattcattaattaaaaaaaatgcgaAGGCATTTTGGTTATATGGAAAAATTATTTGACCAAACTCCTGTCATGGTATTATTTTGTTCTGTTTTGCAAAACGTATAgtttgaattgtcatttaacaaaacatgaGATCCAATCAATAACTTTTGCAAAACAGAaggtccaaaatggtatttacccttgTTTATATATTGTGAAATAGTATACATATGAATTGTTTTTAtctttaaaatataaaatgtAATACTGCAAGAATATATTACATTGAGGATTTTATATATGCGAGAAATATCTGGTTAATTTTTCTTCATAATAGCtacaacaaaatatatatagtagAAATTATTAGTGATGCATGATGATATTATATCATCTAATGTGAAGCCTCCATTAGATAATATATAAGTCAAATTGTTATTTATGAACCTTCCAATGATAATTTTCTATATATTAATTTAcatcattaattattgttttacTCAAAATCCAACTATGCTAATGGGAATTGGAGATAAAACTATATATTAACGATTCCACATCACAAAAATAGAAATGTTTGAGATCGGTCAAACTCAAGCATATACTTATAATATTCTGCCTAGAGTGGGTACaaaacaattttttattatttttttttggctATGTTTCTTTCGAATAAAAAAATGTAATAAGTTAGTTAGAGATAAAAGCTTTCAGAAATAATAAATAATGGAAACTGAAACGGACTTTTTCCCATTAGTATAAAATATACTTATATCGAGATTTGTTAAATCACAAACGTTATTGAAGTCAATATTTTGTCAAAAGAAAACCAAGACTTGGTCTCTCATATTGCATGGTATATGAGCTATTCAATTACTTCATCTTCATCTTCCAtttattaattcttaattaaattataatgcATCATTTTAGCATTATCAACTTTTGGATATGTATAGATGACAATTAAGTAATTAACGTTTccttctttaattaattatttaattgtaaAAACTGTTAATTTCTTTGGTTAAAATTAATCGTGACCAGTTTCATTTGTGTCGTTTTTAACATTTGGTTCAATTCACTTTATTGTCGTTTCATTAATATCGTTTATATATGTTGTCTTCAAATTTCATGTCGATTCTACTCTCTCGCTGTTGTTTCAATTtggatatatttatatagatGACAATTATGATTGATTCTATTTTCAATAAATggatgataaaatattttttcgGTACGTATATGATTTTTAATATCCTATTTGGATGGATATATAGTTTGTTAAGCATTTGTCTAATTAATTTTATTGAAATCACACattcatttaaatttcaaaattacgTACTTATATTTTCATACTCATAATAATTCCAGTCTAAACTATtcataaattgatttttttttatttactatcacttattattatttttctcttaCAATCATTTTCTTATATTTCCCACCTACTTTTACCCTGAAAATGTTTATAGTTATAATCGATTTTAAATAAATCATACATATCAAAGTAAAATGAAGGAATGATTTGGAAATCTAGGTCAATTTAGTTTTGTGTAAATAGTAATTATTTTGTAGCATTGGCTGCCATGGTTTGGAGAATGATATTGTTGAATGCTGAATTTGGAGGGACAGCTATTAAGAGGAAAATCATGTACTAGAGGATGATGCAGTTTAATTAATGCGAGAAGATGATGTAGTTTTAGCTTGTCATCCAATAGCTTAATTTTCTCACAAGTTGTTGGGCGATTTTAACATCTAAAGTAGAAGCTTTTTCGTTGGTAGTTTCTTTAGCTTATCTTCTTTCGGTATCTTAGAGATATTGTCACGACCCGGGCCCTAAGctgtggcagatttgtaatatccataacttgggtaaATGTCAAACTTTGACCTTTGTTGGAAAACAACCATTATAAATTATCTTTTAGTTTATTCCAAATAGtaccataattataattaaaaaataattgattaacccctataattatatataaaaatattagtgataaagcATGACCATCTATCATTATACATACAACAATAATATTCTCCATGTTATGTAGTCACCTAACAGTTAAATTTCATAAGCCATTAAACACCAAAATAATAATTAGCATATCATTCCTTATTCCTAACTTTTAGATAGCTAATCTAGAGAAACAAACCATAATGTTCTAaatcaaatacatatataatgttcaaaagataggactatATGGCACTAAGTAGAACTAGGCTAAATATATTGGCTCCATCAATATTCACCTTCCACAATTCGCATCACTTGGTTCCTAGAATGGGAGAGATTTAGGGAGAGAGCTTATgaagcccagtaggaaaacaactaatatcATAGGATCCAAAATGTTTAATAAAACCCTTGCATGGTTagtttgaaaacaaaacatacatcatcatgtataaaccaaaatagagagaaaccacaaataatcacaagaGCGTAGCTACACGTGCACATCACAGCGTCCACTAGATCATTAGTTctcgttacccaccatagaaaaactaacatcctaaaccgggtagccggaccCGATAACCACCACAAAAGGGAGGCTCAGAACACATCCTGTATATAGATgataggtctttacacctacaggtgagtggacacatgatctacctatgatgatgtagagactaggtcgtgaaacaacaacttgcacaaatcatgatcactatggctctaaTCAGTATAACCAAATgaaggtaaacatgaaaagaaagaaacatattccatttatattttagaaaaatggGTAGCATAACAACTacatttgaataaaacccaaaaaaatcataacctgcattaataattgaataaaaatatatttggtacTCAGTGCCCTAAAAAAAGATCAGAAAACATGCATATtaagtttttaatttttcaaacattttatatatatcaaaattggaatatgtttaatgaaattcaatacgagtaaaataagtccaatagtcaagttgagtccctacctccttaTTAGAATTGTCAATTCGAGTCCAAAGCGACCctcctaagcttaacgatgattCTAGAGTGAGTTAGTCTAATTTTTATATCATATTTTTCCTACGTGCATCAAATGAGCAACCAATTATCATaattgcattccttattcaaaattgtgtccaacgacatataatatgactATTTACTGGCAGTGAGCGGTGTATCAGAAATGTTGACGAAGGTAGGCATGACATATATCAAAATGACCATAGGGTAGATCGCGTTCATTCTAACCATCAATCCAAAAAGTGCTCAGACTCGTCGGAAAGTCGCTAGAAAGTGgcagagatacccaaaatctcgtcAGAGAAAAAAAGCGAGTTGACCGGAATGGTTTAGTGAGTTTTGTTCCTCTCTCTACGTGGGTTCCAAAGGTACCAACCACTCGTCGAGAGGCGGTTggagttggctggaaaatacagtAAAAGTTGTTGGACCAAAACTTTGGCTCACAATTCTGAACAATTGACGGCAAGTTGGGCAGTGCTGCTTGGTGGTTGAGGTCGCTGGAGCAAGGCGAATCTAATGAGCCACTGTGTGTCGAAAATGGAGGTCGCCGGTGGTCGGGTCTTTGTGGTGGTGTGTTGTCGtggagagaagagaaagaaaaagggaaagtaGAGACAgaggaagggaaaagaaaagaaagagagaagagtCGAGGAAgggaagaagaaaataaaaaatagtctttgaatctttgaCTTGGTGGGTCCCacctatattaaaaaatattatttaatccatataataaaaaaaattgtttttaaaaatactGAGATGTATTTTCTTAGCATTCTCTTTTACTTATTATCTGTCTTTCCAAATATTGTTTTTTGGATTAGTCATTAAGCATGTACTTTTTGATAGATGATAGATTCACTTATTTAGAAGAAATTCTACCAATATATGTTGAGACCAATATAACAATATTTATTTGCatattaattcaaaataatatatatatatatatatagaaaatgactaaattggtTTGTAGATTATATCATCAGTGTAAAATTCAACTTTTTGTTTGTGAATTTTTGAATGAATAAGCATATAAATATAATAAGTTGAAGAGACCGTGAATGAGCGAAGTAATGGTTAATAAAATTAGTAATGGCCAGTTTGGTACAGTTGTGTTGTGGAGAAAAATAACTATAGCTGTGTTGTGAGGAAGAGCAACTGCAGTTGTGCTGTGGGGAAAAGTTGTTGAGTGTTTGATAAATTAGAGATTTTAAAAGTGCTGTGAGTTGGAAAAGTCGTATCAGGATgtcatgtttattttattttattaaaaaaattcacatatttaaattaaatattttttttataagaaactAATAAAGTgatcatatataaaaatattatattatataatatttttggctGTTGTTTAGGCCAACGACGAATAGACGGAAAAAcgacaaaaaataaaatagcactgaataaaaaataaacgacacaagAGTTTTAAAGTGGTTctgttagggtcattttaggtttgttttagagatcgttttaggttgtgtttttagttatttaggattgtttagtgcagatttatgcttgttttctttttgtttcaggttttaatagtcaagtacataatatggagtgaaatgagaagaaacatattaaatatgatgaataagatggatttagtgttgattgtggagtttcaagacattatgtgtggaagatactacattaaagatgctcaacacacgtcgtttatgctttATAACGTAAGTCTGAGACTTTAAGCCGCATTTTGACCaggatttattcactttctggaaacacttctagaaatataagttgtatatatttctcttatctttccatatattttttaatcatttaattcagagttatattgaaggagttatgatcaaaatatgatgagctgacgctgcaggctgttcaAAACGAGTCAGTTTTATTCTGTGcaaagtagcgccccagcgctgccgAGAAATAGAGAGCATATTTTGATGCGGGTTATAGCACCTAGGCACTACATTTCAGCGCCCCAACGCCATCAATTTTCCAGAAACATGTTTTGAGACTTAtttcagcgccccagcgctagggtcCGTACGGAAACGAAATTTAAGGGAATTTTAAGGGATAATTTTGTCTTTTCGTGCAAAAATGAATTAGGGTATATAAAATCTTCTTTAATGACGTTTTTAAGGAAGGAGATCAGATTAAGCAAGGGggctagagaagaaacaaaaacctagagttctttttctttatctcttgattctatgtttatgtttgatttagtcatgtttatgaactaaatttcagtttgggttttctaattgactctcttgaaactctattatgatttaatgcatttatctatttcttcttcatctgaaatctattcagtttgtgtttattgtgtatgtgattgattgatcagcttttacatacgatttatgaatttgaatcaaaatctgaaaagtgagatttgaatatgctaaaattgaatagacatagatttcaatttaaaacgagagtatcaaattggtttatgtgatttagggttgtattcattgctttctattgtttgaattgaccatagaaatatagggaattcacattaggtcgagttttctatttcttaactcgaatagttaacacttttgcatgcctatcatttcagtgagaagagtttcagtagtaattgaattaaagaataatagagtggatagtagagaagatttggattcctaattgttttacagtgaatttaatccttgtgttcttgttattatttgttttctgcaatttttcatttatttctgttttcttgttttcaaaattcacaaatccagttttcattagtcaaatagaaactaaaaattaattatttggtaattgataaatcagtctctGTGGGAACGATATCGATCTTACCGAAATAAACTACAAAAgcaattacgtatacttgcgtagctttaattctcgcaacaagtttttggcgccgttgccggggactgtttTTATTAGTATCAATAAAGttaatttttgttctaatttgatttgatttgttattttattttatttaatttctttttaacatttatttggatcaaggttcTATTGTGTTTCAAGACTTGTTGGTATATGCGAAGTAATAGACAAAAGGATATTATACCAATAGATCTGGAAATTGAAAGAATGTGCAGACAGAACCGGAAAACAAAAAGGAGATTGGAGTTTACCATGGCTGATAATTTGGGAAACGGTGCTAATAATGATCAAGGAGCTGCAGAGGTTCCAAGGGAGCAAGGACCAAGAACTTTGAGAGATTACGTAATTCCTACTattacaggagtgcattcatgcatcagacctccaaccattgctgcaaacaattttgagattaagcctgCTATCTTGCAGATGGTCCAAACTGCAGTTCAATTTGGTGGCCTCCCCATTGAAGACCATAATAtgcacatagccaatttcctAGAGTCGTGTGCCACTTTCAAGATGAATAGGGTGAGTGATGATGCCATTAGATTGCGCTTGTTCCCATTCTCACTAAGGGAGAGAGCGAAAAGTTGGCTGAATTCACTTGAGGCCAATACTATCACCACTTGGGATGCTCTAGCTCAGAAGTTTTTAGCGAAGTTCTTTCCACCTGCTAAGGCTGCTAAATTGAGAGGGGAGATCAATAACTTCTCTCAACTTGAGGGAGAATCTTTCTATGATgcttgggagaggttcaaggaCTTGATCAGAAAATTTCCCCACCACAGTATTGAgaagtggatgttggtccacaaATTTTACAATGGTTTGTGCGGTACCACTTGCACAATCATTGATGCAGCAGCGGgaggagcgtttatgagaaaaagtgctaatgaagcttatgaacTCTTAGAGGAAATGGCCACTAATAATTACCAATGGCCAAGTGAACGAGCGGGCAGTAATAAAAAGGTTGTAGGGGTTCATGAACTAGATACAATCATAGCCCTAACTGCTCAAGTTGCGTCTCTAACTAAGCAGCTGCAACAAGTAATGTGTGAATTATGTGGGGGGCCTCTTCCTTTTGACCAGTGCCAAGCTGCTTTAGATCCCAATAATGTCCCATTAGATCAAGCTCAAGTCCAGGCAGTGGGTAATTTTCAGAGGCCCTACAACAACCCTTACTCCAACTCGTATAATCCAGGGTGGAGAAACCATCCTAACTTTTCTCTTGGAGAAATAATCAGGACCAACAACAACAGTTTCAACCACAGTATCAGCAGTCTATGACTCAAACTCCACCACAAGCATCAGCCTCTCAACAACCTAGGCCACCAGCTCCTACAGATCAGCCTAGTGAATTACAGGCTGCCCTATTGTccctcaccaacactcaaactaAGTTTATGTCTGAGACTAGATCCGCCATCAGAAATTTGGAGATGCAGGTGGGGCAACTGGCCAATATGTTGAATACTAGGCCTCAAGGAAATTTGCCTAGCAATACTGTGGTAAAACCTAAGGAGCAATGCCAAGCTAtcactctgaggagtgggaaaGAAATTGAGGGTCCTTCTCTAAAAGGGACTCAAGAAAAAAAGGCAGAAGAAGAGGAGAGTTATGAAAAAGTTGAGTCCCAAGTGGAGGAAAAGGTTACTGAAGATCTTGCAACCCAAGAGAAGATTCAATCGGTAGTTGTTGATTCTAATGTCAAAATCACGTATCCACAATGACTCTGGAAGAAAGctcttgacaaacaattctcaaagtttcttgaggtgtttaaaaagcttcaCATTAACATCCCATTTGCTGAGGCTTTGGAGCAAATGCTGagttatgtgaaattcatgaaagaaATTCTctccaagaagaggaagatggagGATTATGAGACGGTGGCGCTCACTAAAGAGTGCAGTGCCATTCTGGAAAGGAAGCTTCCTCAGAAGCtgagagatcctgggagtttcacaATATCCTGCACCATTGGGAATTTTGAGAGTATGAATGCTctatgtgatttgggggcgagcATTAATCTAATGCCGCTTTCTATGTTCAGAAGATTGAAGCTCGGGGAAGCAAGACCTACAACAATTGACTCTTCAACTGGCAGACAGATCAATAACACATCCTCgggggtattattgaagatgttctgGTAAAAGTGGAAAAGTTCATCTTCCCAACACACTTTATTgtacttgatatggaggaggatgccaACGTCCTTATCAttcttggaaggccattcttagCCACAGGACGAGCTTTAATCGACGTACAAAAGGGGGAGTTAAGGTTGCGAGTCCAAAATGAGGAAATAAGTTTTAATGTTTTTGTAGCAACTGAAATTCCTACCTGTTA contains the following coding sequences:
- the LOC133791343 gene encoding uncharacterized protein LOC133791343, with the protein product MRSNRQKDIIPIDLEIERMCRQNRKTKRRLEFTMADNLGNGANNDQGAAEVPREQGPRTLRDYMVQTAVQFGGLPIEDHNMHIANFLESCATFKMNRVSDDAIRLRLFPFSLRERAKSWLNSLEANTITTWDALAQKFLAKFFPPAKAAKLRGEINNFSQLEGESFYDAWERFKDLIRKFPHHSIEKWMLVHKFYNGLCGTTCTIIDAAAGGAFMRKSANEAYELLEEMATNNYQWPSERAGSNKKVVGVHELDTIIALTAQVASLTKQLQQVMCELCGGPLPFDQCQAALDPNNVPLDQAQVQAVGNFQRPYNNPYSNSYNPGWRNHPNFSLGEIIRTNNNSFNHSISSL